A region of the Blattabacterium cuenoti genome:
AGAAGAGCTATTTTATCTTTGAGACAAAACTTGCTTTCAAAAATAAATGAATACGACAATACTAATACCTATAAAAAATTCAAGAATAAAATTGGGGAAATTATTAATGTAGAAGTATATCATCTTTTACCTAAGCAAATTATTATGAGAGATGAAGAACAAAATGAAATGGTTTTGCCTAAACAAGAACAAATTCCAAACGATTTTTTTCGAAAAGGAGATCCTGTGAGAGCATTAGTAAAAAGAGTGGATTGGAAAGACAATAAACCTTTAGCCATTCTTACCAGAAAAGATGATTCTTTTCTAGAAGAACTTTTTAAATTAGAGATTCCAGAAGTATCTGAAGGTTTAATTACAGTAAAAAAAGTAGCACGTATTCCTGGAGAAAAAGCTAAAGTTTCCGTGGAATCCTATGATGATCGTATAGATCCAGTTGGAGCTTGTGTAGGGATGAAAGGATCTAGGATTCATCCTATTGTAAGAGAATTAAAAAACGAAAATATAGACGTTATCAATTACACTAATAATGTCCAATTATATATAACAAGAGCGCTAAATCCTGCTAAAGTTTCTATGATGGAAGTGAATGAAGAACATAAATATGTAAATGTATATGTAAAATTGGAAGAAATATCTAAAGCAATTGGAAGAGGTGGACAAAACATTCGATTAGCTAGTCAATTAACTGGATATAAGATACACATATTTAGAGATTTTCCTTATGAAGATGACGTGGAATTAACAGAATTTTCTGATGAGATAGAACCGGAAGTTCTCGAAAAATTTCACAAAGTTGGTTTAACTACTGCAAAATCTGTTTTAAATTACAGAAATCACGATCTAAGTAAACGTACAAATTTGGAAGAAAAAATTATAAATAAAGTGGTTTCAATTTTAAAAAAAGAATTTGAGGAGGAAATATATAATAATTAAATATATATATATGATTTTTTTTACCTAAATTTTTATTTCTTTTCTTATGACTGATAAAAATAATAAAATCAGATTAAAAACAGTATTAACTAAATTCAATATTTCTTTGCAGAGAGTCGTTAATTTTTTACAAAAAAAAGGAATTGAAATAGAAAATAACCCTAATGCAAAAATAGAAGAAAAAGTTTACAAATTTCTAGTTAGAGAATTTCAGACTTATAAAGAAATACGAGATGCTTCAGAAAAAGCTTTTTTACAAAAAAGAATAGAAAAGGAAAAAATAAAAGAAGAATTATTAAAATCAAAACATTCTCCTCAAATTATTCGTGCAAAATCAGAAAATTTAATTGAATTTAAAAAAATAGGAAAAATAAATATTGATACATTAGAAAATCCACATGAAACCAAAGAATATGCTAAAATTCAAGAAAAAAAAAAGGATAAAGAAATAAAGCCTTTTATAAAATCGATAAAAGAAAAAAATATCAAATATTTTGTAGATAAAAAAACAGAAAAATCTATTCAACATAAAGATAAACCTGAACACATAGATACTATTTACCAAAAACTAGATGGAGTCATGTTAACAGGAGATAGGATTGATTTATCTCAATTTGAAAAAAAAAGAACAAAACAAGAAAATAACACGAAAAAAAAACGCAAAAGAATTAAGAAAGAAATTGTTGTCGAGGATATAAAGAATACTTCTACGAAAAAAAAACAGGATAAAAATAGAAGAAATTCTTTTAAACATTCTTTCTATAAGAATACAGATCAAAATAAAAATAAGAAAAATTTTCAAAAATCAGGAATTTCAGATGAACAAATTGAAAAACAAATTAAAGAAACTCTAGAAAAACTTTCCTCAAAAGGAATAAAATCCAAAGCTTCAAAAATTAGAAAAGAAAAACGTCAATCTAAAAAAGAAAAAAGGATTCTACAAAGTGAAATAGAAAATAAAAAACAAGATAAAATTCTTAAAATAGCTGAATTTACAACCGTCAATGAATTAGCATCTATGATGAATGTCAATGCAACGGATGTGATTGTCTCCTGTATGTCTTTAGGTATTATGGTCACCATGAATCAACGATTGGATGCAGAGATTCTAACACTAGTGGCAGATGAATTTGGATATAATGTAGAATTTGTTGGTTTAGATTTAGAAGAAGCAGTACAAGATGATGAGGATTTAGAAGAAAATCTAAAACCAAGACCTCCTATTATTACTGTGATGGGACATGTGGATCATGGAAAAACTTCTTTATTAGATTATATTAGAAATACTAATGTAATTGCTGGAGAAGCTGGTGGAATTACTCAACATATAGCCGCTTATAGTGTAGAATGTCCTAATCATCAAAGTATTACTTTTTTAGATACTCCAGGTCATGAAGCTTTTACAGCAATGCGTGCAAGAGGAGCACAGATCACGGATATTGCTCTCATCGTCATTTCAGCGGATGATCAAGTAATGCCTCAAACAAAAGAAGCGATTAGTCATGCTCAAGCAGCAAATGTTCCTATTATATTTGTGATTAATAAAATAGATAAGATCAATTCAAAACCTGAAAAAATTCGAGAACAATTAGCTAATTTAAATTTATTAGTTGAAGAATGGGGAGGAAAATATCCTTCTCAAGAAATATCCGCAAAATTAGGAACAGGAGTGGATAAATTATTAGAAAAAGTTCTTTTAGTAGCTGAACTACTAGATTTAAAAGCCAATCCAAATAAGCCTGCTGTAGGTACAGTAATAGAAGCCTCTTTAGATAAAGGTAGAGGTTATGTAACAACTATGCTTTTACAAGGTGGAACCTTAAAATTGGGAGATTATGTATTAGCAGGAATCCATCATGGAAAAGTAAAAAGTATTTTAGATGAACGAGGAAAATCCATTTCATTAGCAGGGCCTTCTAAGCCGATTACCATACTTGGATTAAATGGAGTTCCTACCGCTGGAGATAAATTCAAAGTTTTTAAAGATGAAAAAGAAGCTAAACAGCTTGCTTCCAGAAGAGAACAATTACAAAGAGAACAAAACATACGAGCTCAAAAGCATTTGACTTTAGATGAAATAGGTAGACGTATAGCACTAGGAGATTTTAAAGAACTCAAAATAATTCTTAAGGGAGATGTAGATGGATCCGTTGAAGCTCTAGCTGATGCACTTCAAAAATTATCCATAAATACCATTATGGTAAATATTATATATAAAGGAGTTGGTCAAATAACAGAGTCTGATGTTTTATTAGCTAGTGCTTCTGATGCGATTATTATAGGATTTAATGTTCGTCCTAATCATGGAGCTAAAAATATAGCTAAAAAAGAGGATATAGAAATACGTACTTATTCAATTATATATGATGTGATCAATGATATAAAAGAAGCAATGGATGGAATGCTATCCCCTGAAATAAAAGAAAAAATATTAGGAAATGCAGAAATAAGAGAAATATTTAAAATTCCAAAAGCTGGGACGATAGCTGGATGTATGGTAGTAGAAGGAAAATTATTACGTCAAGCAAAAGTAAGATTAATTAGAGAAGGGATTGTCATTCATAATGGAGAATTTACTTCTTTGAAACGTTTTAAAGAAGATGTGAAAGAAGTTTCTAAAGGATATGAATGTGGATTTGGGATCAAAAATTACCATAATCTTAGACCTGGAGATCTTGTAGAAGCTTATGAAGAATTATCTACTAAAAATCACAAAAAGGATTGAAATGCACTATTACAGAACACATCATTGCGGAGAATTGTGTAAAAAGGATATTGGAAAAAGAGTAATTTTATCTGGATGGATTCAAAAAATAAGAAATTTAGGTTCTTTAATTTTTATAGATCTTAGAGATTTTTTTGGCATCATACAACTTATTTTTTCAAAAAAGTTCATCAAAAAAATAGAATTAAGAAAAGAATTCGTCATTAAAATCAGTGGAGAAGTAGTCAAAAGAAAATCTATAAATCAAAAGATCCCTACAGGGGAAATAGAAGTTTTAGTTTCTAAACTAGAAATATTGAATTCTTCTATTCCTCTTCCTTTTCTTATAGAAGATCAAACAGATGGAGATGAAGAAAATAGGATGAAATATAGATACCTTGATATTCGAAGAAATCCTATAAAAAATAATTTAATCCTTCGTCATAATATTTCTCTAGAAATACGAAATTTTCTTTCTAAAAAAGAATTTCTAGAAATAGAAACTCCTGTATTAATAAATCAAACTCCGGAAGGAGCCAGAAGTTTTGTTGTTCCGTCTAGGATACATTCCGGAATGTTTTACGCCTTACCTCAATCTCCTCAATTATTCAAACAATTATTGATGATAGGAGGTATAGATAAATATTTTCAAATAGCAAAATGTTTTCGAGATGAAGATGCTCGTTCAGATCGTCAAATAGAATTTACGCAAATAGATTGTGAGATGGCTTTTGTAGATGTTCATGACATTTTAATTTTTTTTGAAAATTTTATCCAACATCTATTTAAAAAAATAAAAAATATTGAATTAGAATCTTTTACATACATTTCTTATTCTGATTCCATGGATTTATACGGAACAGATTCTCCTGATTTGCGTTTTGGAATGAAATTTGTGAAACTCAATGATTGGGCACAAAAAAAAGGAATTGAATTTTTGAAAAAAAAGGAATTAACAATAGGAATAAACGTACAAAAATGTAGTCATTATACATGTAATCAAATTTATTCCATTATAGAAGGGATAAGAGAACCAAAAATAAATCCTGAAGAAATTTTTTGGATAAAATTCTTTACGGATAAGACAATTATTTCTTCAAAAGAATTATTAAGTCATGAAAATTTAATCCAACTCATAAAACGTTTTAAAGCCAAACCTGGTGATTTACTGTTTATCATTTTTGGAAAAAAAAGAAAAACAAGAACGAAACTAAGTAAATTACGTATAGAAATGGCTCATCATTTAAATTTAAAAAATCCTCAAGTCTTTAAACCTGTATGGATTACAGATTTACCGCTTTTAGAATGGGATGAAGAATCCAAACGATATAAATCATTCCATCATCCTTTTACTAGTCCAATAAAAGAGGATATTCATTTATTGAATAAGAAAAATCCAGGATATATTCGTTCTAAATCCTACGAATTGATCATTAATGGAATGGAAATTGGAGGAGGTTCTATACGTGTTCATGATAAAAAAATACAAGATGCAATCTTTAAACATTTAGGTTTTTCTATAAAAAACATAGAATCAGAATTTGGTTTTTTAACTAAAGCTTTTGAATATGGGGCTCCACCTCATGGGGGAATTGCTTTTGGATTAGATAGATTAATAGCTATTTTAGAAGGAAAAGAAAATATTAAAGATTTTATTGCCTTTCCAAAAAATAATTCTGGAATAGATACAATGGTAAACACTCCTTATTTTTTAAAAAAGGAAAAATTAAAAGAATTACGTTTATAAAATTTATCCCTTCGTGCAAAAATTTTTATACCTCAAATAAGATTCTTTATAAACAGAAATAGCTTCTTTTTGATTTTTCCAATCTCCAATTTTTACTTTCTTATTTTCTAGATCTTTATAAACGAGAAAAAAATGTTCAATTTCTTTTTTCACATGCAATGATATTTCATCAATGTTGTTAATTGTATTATAGTTTGGATCAGCAATAGGAACACAGATAATTTTTTCATCTTCGCCTTTTTCATCAGTCATAAAAAAAATCCCAATGGGTTTTACTGTAATTAAACAACCTGGTATTGTAGGTTCTGTTAAGAACACTAAGACATCTAATGGATCTCCATCTTTTGATAGGGTTTTTGGAATAAAACCATAATCTGTTGGATAACTCATAGGAGAATATAAAACTCTATCTAAACGAATTAGATTATTTTTCTTATCAAATTCATATTTATTTCTACTTCCTTTAGGAATTTCTATTAATACATCAAAACTTATTTTCATATTATGTTTGTATAACAATTAAATTTTTCTAAATATAAGGCTACTTTTTTAGCAAAACCTCCTCCCAAAACTCCATCGATGACTCTATGATCATAAGAATGAGATAAATAAATTTTATGTCTTATTCCAATAAAATCTCCCTCTGGAGTTTCTATGATAGATAATTTTTTTTGAATTAAACCTATTGCCATAATAGCCACTTGTGGTTGATAGATAATAGGAGTTCCAAATAGATTTCCAAAACTTCCAATATTACTGATTGTATAAGTCCCTCCTTGAGTTTCTTCAGGTTTTAATTGATTAGATCTAGCTCTTTTGATTAAATCATTAATAATTTTTATTAATCCTCCTAAACTATAGGAATCTGCATGTTTAATCACAGGAACAATCAAATTACCATTAGGTAATGCCGTAGCTAATCCTATATGAATATTTCTCTTTTTTATAATGTGAGTTCCATTAACAGAAATATTGATCATAGGAAGATCTTTTATAGCTTTCACTACACATTCTACAAAAACGGACATTAAAGTTAATTTTTCTCCTGTATTCTTCTGAAAAGAATCCTTGATTTTATCTCTCCATTTAACAATATTTGTCACGTCTGCTTCCACAAATGAAGTCACATGTGCAGATATGTTTTTACTTTCAATCATATGAGAAGCCGTAATCTTACGTATTCTATCCATTTCTACGATTTCCTCATGATTCTGACTGCTATAGGAAGATAAACATGCATAATTAGAAGATATGATTCTAGTTCTTTTCTTTAAATGAAGATATTTAAGGATGTCCTTTTTGGTTACACGATTTTTATATCCGGTACCTTCTATAGTATTTAATTCAGATAAACTAATTCCTTCTCTCTGAGCAATAGTACGTACAAGAGGAGAATAGAAACGTTTCCATGGATATTTTTTTTCTGCATAAACATCCTCTTCAGAAAATGTTTTGAATTTTTCTTCTGTTTCTAAAATCGCTATAGAACTTCCTATCTTTGCCACTTCATTTGCAGAAAACAATTTTTTTTTCAATATTCCATTTACAGGAGAAGAAATTTCAGAATCTACCTTATCCGTAGCAATCTCCACTAAAATATCTTCTTTTTTTATAGAATCTCCTTCTTTTTTTAACCAACGAATAATCGTAGCCTCAGCTATACTTTCCCCCATTTCTGGAAGGGTCAAATTATACTCGGCCATCTAAATATCTAAATTTATCGTTTTATATTATTTTTGTTAAATAAATAAACAAATCAAAAATAATAAATTCATTTTAAAAAATGAAAATTCTTTCATTAAATCAAATTAAAAAGATAGATCAATATTGTATTGATAACGAAGATATTTCTTCTATAGAATTAATGGAAAGAGCAGCAAAAAGTTGTTTTTATTGGATAAGGAATCATTTCCATACACTTCACAAAGTGATCGTTTTAGCAGGAAATGGAAAAAATGGAGGAGATGGTCTAGCATTGTCTAGAATGTTATCTCAACATGGAGTGGATATAAATGTATATATACTTGATATTTCTAATCATTTATCTCCAGAATTTGTTATAAATAAAAATAAGATATTCAAATATGGAATTGAATTGAAAGAAATTAAGGAAGGTGATCCATTTCCCTTTCTAAATAGAAATAGTATACTTATTGATGCTATTTTTGGAATAGGAATGAACCGTTCTATAAATAAATATTGGAAATCATTTTTTCATTTTATCAATGATAAAAAATTTACATCTGTTATTTCTATAGATATTCCTTCTGGAATTTTTATGGAAAAAAAACGAGAAGATTTGGAAGTTATTATTAGAGCTGATTATACATTAACTTTTCAAGTTCCAAAATTACCTCTTTTTTTTCCAGACTATGCGGATTATGTTGGAAAATGGGATTTATTGAATATTGGATGGAAAGAGAAATATACAAATAATATTCCTGTAAAAAACTTTTATTTAGATAAAAAATGTATCCGATCCATATATAAAAGAAGAAAAAAATTTTCCCATAAAGGAAATTTTGGTCATGGACTTCTTATTGGAGGACATTATGGAATGATTGGGTCTATGGTTCTTTCTGCAAAAGGAAGTTTTCGAATTGGAATAGGAAAATTAAGTGTATATATCCCACGTTGTGGATATCAAATTATCCAAACCATTATCCCGGAAGCAATAGTTCATACAGATTTAAGAGATGATTTTATCAGTCACATCCCTAACAATATTTCTTCTTTTAATGCTATAGGAATAGGAATGGGAATGGGAAAGAATCCTATAACCGCATATGCTTTAGAATCTTTTTTTCTTAAGAAAAAAAATTCTCCCCCCATGGTCATAGATGCCGATGCTATAAATATTCTATCCGATAAATTAAATATATTAAATTTTATTCCGAGAAATACTATTCTTACTCCACACCCCAAAGAATTTCATAGATTATATGGCCCATGGAAAAACGATTATCAAAAATTGGCTAATTTAAAAAAGTTAGCAAAAAAACATAATTTTTATCTTATATTAAAAGGAGCACATACAGTCATTGCTACTCCAAATGGAGACCTGTATTTTAATAGTACCGGAAATCCAGGAATGTCCACTGCAGGTAGTGGAGATGTTCTTACCGGAATAATTACAGGTTTATTGGCTCAAGGATACTCTCCAAAAGATTCTTGTCTTATGGGAGTCTATTTACATGGATTATCCGGAGATTTAGCTTCTATAGAATTAAATGAAGAATCTCTAATAGCTGGAGATCTTCTAAATTATATAGGAAAATCTTATCAAAAGATAAAAAGGTTATAGATTGATGTTATTCTTTATCCAGACTTCAAAATCAATGTCATAGAATAAGGTTATGATGAACGTAAAAATTTGTTGTATTTCAATTATTTTTCTATGAAAATTAATAATTCTCCCTTTTGATAACTTATCTCTATTGGGTTTTCTATAGCTTCATTTCTAATTCCTATTCGTTTACCTATTTTTAGTAATTCCTTATTGATTGGATATTTTAGACCATGAGTAAGGAGTCCTTCTACTTTTGGAAATGGAAAGAGAGATATCTTCTTATTTTTTTTCTGAAAAAAGACATGTCTTTTTTCAGAAAAAAAATAAGAATGGTAATCATCATGAAAAATTAAAGATAATTTTCTTTTATATTTCAAAGCTGTAGATAGATTTCCCAAAAAATGATCTTGTTCTTTTCCACTAGCTCCCCAAACATTCACATTCAAAAAACCTTGATGATGTATGATTTTCAAAGCTTTGTCAAAATCAGTAGAATTTTGATCATTCGTTTCAAAAAAATCTATTTCTAAAGGAATATCTTTTTTTAAAAGAGAGTCTAAATCTCCACTAAGAGAATCTATCTGTATTCCCATTTTTTTTAAATAGTAAAAAGCTCCATCCACCGCAAATATTTTTTTTTTAGAAAATAAATTTCTTTTGCAGAAAATCTCAGGCGGTTTTCCATTAAGAAATAATTCTACTTCTGGACCTGTAAAACGATGATTCATTTTTCTTTTTTATGGATTTTTAAAAAAAAATTTCCCAAATAAACTTTTTTTACTAAGGGATCTTGCATCAATTTTTTAGGAGGTCCATCTTTTAAAATTTTTCCTTCAAACATGAGATAAAGACGATCGGCTATTAGAAAAGTTTCTTGAACATTATGATCAGTCATTAATATCCCAATATTTTTTTTTTTTAAAGAAAGAATAATTTTTTGTAATTCTTCTATAGCTATAGGATCTATTCCAGAAAAAGGTTCATCTAAAAGAATAAATGTAGGATTTATAGCTAAACATCTAGCAATTTCAGTACGTCTACGTTCTCCCCCTGAGAGAAGACATCCATGTATTTTTCGGATATTCTGTAGTCCTAATTCTTCCAAAAGTTCTTCCGTTCTTATTTTTATTTCTTCATAGGAATTTTTTTGCATTTCTAATATGCATAAAATATTATCTTCTACAGATAATTTTCTAAAAATAGACGGTTCTTGTGCTAAATATCCAATTCCTTTTCTAGAGCGTTTATACATGGGATATCCAGTAATATTTTCTCCATTAAGAAATATTTTTCCTTGATCAGGTTGAATCATTCCTACAATCATATAAAAAGAAGTAGTTTTTCCAGCTCCATTTGGACCTATTATTCCTACTATTTCTCCACGATTTAAACAAATAGAGACGTCTTGAACTACATTTTTTTTTTTGTACTTTTTGTATAGATTTTGAGTTATCAAAGTCATAATTAATAATTGTTTTTTTTTTTTTAATCAGTTTGATTATTAAATTGCAAATTTAATTTATGATATGAGGAATATTTTTTTTAAGTTTAAGTTAAAGAAAGAATATTTTTTTATTTTTTCGATGTTGATAATTTTTTTTGTTTCTTCTTCTTCATTCACTTTGGAAAAAATAGGTGGAATAACAGCTGTCATAGGAGATGAAATCCTCTTAGATTCAGAAGTAAAACATTATTTAAATTCTAATAAAAAAATACTCCCTTGCAAAGGATTAGAAAATTTGATAATTCATAAATTAATACTTTATCATTCAAAAAAAGATCCGAGTTTACAAATAGATAATCAAGAAATACAATACAAAAAAGAAGAATTTTTAAAGGGATTTAATAGTGATTCTTCAAAAAATCTCTCTTTGGAAGAATTAACTGAAACAATTAAAAATAATCAGTATATAGAGAAGTTTTATCAAAAAATAAAGGAAAATATTGAGATCACTCCTGAAGAAGTAAAACATTTTTTCAATAAAGAAAAAGAAAAACTTCCTATTGTTCCTAAACAAATTTGTGTTTCTTATATAATTTTATCTCCAAAATTCAGT
Encoded here:
- a CDS encoding inorganic diphosphatase; this translates as MKISFDVLIEIPKGSRNKYEFDKKNNLIRLDRVLYSPMSYPTDYGFIPKTLSKDGDPLDVLVFLTEPTIPGCLITVKPIGIFFMTDEKGEDEKIICVPIADPNYNTINNIDEISLHVKKEIEHFFLVYKDLENKKVKIGDWKNQKEAISVYKESYLRYKNFCTKG
- the lptB gene encoding LPS export ABC transporter ATP-binding protein; the protein is MTLITQNLYKKYKKKNVVQDVSICLNRGEIVGIIGPNGAGKTTSFYMIVGMIQPDQGKIFLNGENITGYPMYKRSRKGIGYLAQEPSIFRKLSVEDNILCILEMQKNSYEEIKIRTEELLEELGLQNIRKIHGCLLSGGERRRTEIARCLAINPTFILLDEPFSGIDPIAIEELQKIILSLKKKNIGILMTDHNVQETFLIADRLYLMFEGKILKDGPPKKLMQDPLVKKVYLGNFFLKIHKKEK
- the aspS gene encoding aspartate--tRNA ligase, coding for MHYYRTHHCGELCKKDIGKRVILSGWIQKIRNLGSLIFIDLRDFFGIIQLIFSKKFIKKIELRKEFVIKISGEVVKRKSINQKIPTGEIEVLVSKLEILNSSIPLPFLIEDQTDGDEENRMKYRYLDIRRNPIKNNLILRHNISLEIRNFLSKKEFLEIETPVLINQTPEGARSFVVPSRIHSGMFYALPQSPQLFKQLLMIGGIDKYFQIAKCFRDEDARSDRQIEFTQIDCEMAFVDVHDILIFFENFIQHLFKKIKNIELESFTYISYSDSMDLYGTDSPDLRFGMKFVKLNDWAQKKGIEFLKKKELTIGINVQKCSHYTCNQIYSIIEGIREPKINPEEIFWIKFFTDKTIISSKELLSHENLIQLIKRFKAKPGDLLFIIFGKKRKTRTKLSKLRIEMAHHLNLKNPQVFKPVWITDLPLLEWDEESKRYKSFHHPFTSPIKEDIHLLNKKNPGYIRSKSYELIINGMEIGGGSIRVHDKKIQDAIFKHLGFSIKNIESEFGFLTKAFEYGAPPHGGIAFGLDRLIAILEGKENIKDFIAFPKNNSGIDTMVNTPYFLKKEKLKELRL
- the infB gene encoding translation initiation factor IF-2, translated to MTDKNNKIRLKTVLTKFNISLQRVVNFLQKKGIEIENNPNAKIEEKVYKFLVREFQTYKEIRDASEKAFLQKRIEKEKIKEELLKSKHSPQIIRAKSENLIEFKKIGKINIDTLENPHETKEYAKIQEKKKDKEIKPFIKSIKEKNIKYFVDKKTEKSIQHKDKPEHIDTIYQKLDGVMLTGDRIDLSQFEKKRTKQENNTKKKRKRIKKEIVVEDIKNTSTKKKQDKNRRNSFKHSFYKNTDQNKNKKNFQKSGISDEQIEKQIKETLEKLSSKGIKSKASKIRKEKRQSKKEKRILQSEIENKKQDKILKIAEFTTVNELASMMNVNATDVIVSCMSLGIMVTMNQRLDAEILTLVADEFGYNVEFVGLDLEEAVQDDEDLEENLKPRPPIITVMGHVDHGKTSLLDYIRNTNVIAGEAGGITQHIAAYSVECPNHQSITFLDTPGHEAFTAMRARGAQITDIALIVISADDQVMPQTKEAISHAQAANVPIIFVINKIDKINSKPEKIREQLANLNLLVEEWGGKYPSQEISAKLGTGVDKLLEKVLLVAELLDLKANPNKPAVGTVIEASLDKGRGYVTTMLLQGGTLKLGDYVLAGIHHGKVKSILDERGKSISLAGPSKPITILGLNGVPTAGDKFKVFKDEKEAKQLASRREQLQREQNIRAQKHLTLDEIGRRIALGDFKELKIILKGDVDGSVEALADALQKLSINTIMVNIIYKGVGQITESDVLLASASDAIIIGFNVRPNHGAKNIAKKEDIEIRTYSIIYDVINDIKEAMDGMLSPEIKEKILGNAEIREIFKIPKAGTIAGCMVVEGKLLRQAKVRLIREGIVIHNGEFTSLKRFKEDVKEVSKGYECGFGIKNYHNLRPGDLVEAYEELSTKNHKKD
- the nusA gene encoding transcription termination factor NusA, with amino-acid sequence MDNEALIDSFSVFKDEKNIDRESLMAILEESIRCVLRKKYDSSKNYDIIVNPDQGDLEIWRNRIVVQDGTVKDVNKEIELSTARKIEIDFEIGEEVTEKVELKSLGRRAILSLRQNLLSKINEYDNTNTYKKFKNKIGEIINVEVYHLLPKQIIMRDEEQNEMVLPKQEQIPNDFFRKGDPVRALVKRVDWKDNKPLAILTRKDDSFLEELFKLEIPEVSEGLITVKKVARIPGEKAKVSVESYDDRIDPVGACVGMKGSRIHPIVRELKNENIDVINYTNNVQLYITRALNPAKVSMMEVNEEHKYVNVYVKLEEISKAIGRGGQNIRLASQLTGYKIHIFRDFPYEDDVELTEFSDEIEPEVLEKFHKVGLTTAKSVLNYRNHDLSKRTNLEEKIINKVVSILKKEFEEEIYNN
- a CDS encoding NAD(P)H-hydrate dehydratase produces the protein MKILSLNQIKKIDQYCIDNEDISSIELMERAAKSCFYWIRNHFHTLHKVIVLAGNGKNGGDGLALSRMLSQHGVDINVYILDISNHLSPEFVINKNKIFKYGIELKEIKEGDPFPFLNRNSILIDAIFGIGMNRSINKYWKSFFHFINDKKFTSVISIDIPSGIFMEKKREDLEVIIRADYTLTFQVPKLPLFFPDYADYVGKWDLLNIGWKEKYTNNIPVKNFYLDKKCIRSIYKRRKKFSHKGNFGHGLLIGGHYGMIGSMVLSAKGSFRIGIGKLSVYIPRCGYQIIQTIIPEAIVHTDLRDDFISHIPNNISSFNAIGIGMGMGKNPITAYALESFFLKKKNSPPMVIDADAINILSDKLNILNFIPRNTILTPHPKEFHRLYGPWKNDYQKLANLKKLAKKHNFYLILKGAHTVIATPNGDLYFNSTGNPGMSTAGSGDVLTGIITGLLAQGYSPKDSCLMGVYLHGLSGDLASIELNEESLIAGDLLNYIGKSYQKIKRL
- a CDS encoding thiamine diphosphokinase, which gives rise to MNHRFTGPEVELFLNGKPPEIFCKRNLFSKKKIFAVDGAFYYLKKMGIQIDSLSGDLDSLLKKDIPLEIDFFETNDQNSTDFDKALKIIHHQGFLNVNVWGASGKEQDHFLGNLSTALKYKRKLSLIFHDDYHSYFFSEKRHVFFQKKNKKISLFPFPKVEGLLTHGLKYPINKELLKIGKRIGIRNEAIENPIEISYQKGELLIFIEK
- a CDS encoding dihydrolipoamide acetyltransferase family protein: MAEYNLTLPEMGESIAEATIIRWLKKEGDSIKKEDILVEIATDKVDSEISSPVNGILKKKLFSANEVAKIGSSIAILETEEKFKTFSEEDVYAEKKYPWKRFYSPLVRTIAQREGISLSELNTIEGTGYKNRVTKKDILKYLHLKKRTRIISSNYACLSSYSSQNHEEIVEMDRIRKITASHMIESKNISAHVTSFVEADVTNIVKWRDKIKDSFQKNTGEKLTLMSVFVECVVKAIKDLPMINISVNGTHIIKKRNIHIGLATALPNGNLIVPVIKHADSYSLGGLIKIINDLIKRARSNQLKPEETQGGTYTISNIGSFGNLFGTPIIYQPQVAIMAIGLIQKKLSIIETPEGDFIGIRHKIYLSHSYDHRVIDGVLGGGFAKKVALYLEKFNCYTNII